In Mercenaria mercenaria strain notata chromosome 13, MADL_Memer_1, whole genome shotgun sequence, a single window of DNA contains:
- the LOC123528930 gene encoding plexin-B2-like — protein MLLTSDGQHLIVSGMNGVYDLNTTDFQLLKQTVTGPLANTDDVIKIMICNKTETDNDGYITTCSSRRNYCDIREVNGISRSVNHLNSPVKIDGAEAFMATYIKTSGRNRRQDFLFIGCPHVEGQEDLGGRCTQPGISWYLNSGGEKSRPWYGFKSYEETPVLTEKYIGAFSVDNYRLFFSVQMVKATERRISRIAQVCQYYVQHSRTYSTPQTYADMPIQCGQFEEIRAVKKVVVGTETLFITVFSGPMKSAVCVYSMETVKKMFVANIKDCYRGGRAPANQDYINFQTSNVPCTHATNDNATFYMPEDYYLCNKDNLALFHQVIGSKVLSSLPVVQFDTQLTAVTVSQINTKIVAFLGTTSGEIMKAVVYPKNFAVPVKQPETKNMGYMIQQDMYTSDDGKYIFFLSQRQVYKEPVETCLAFTTCVGCLGSKDPYCGWCFSENRCSTRNTCKSSSEWISVSSNEKCPDVVSINTTVTSNKEIQLKPLIPLILGLCCIALNIILERYQTVCIENHVLY, from the exons ATGTTGCTCACCAGCGATGGACAACACTTGATTGTATCGGGAATGAATGGTGTATATGATCTAAATACAACAGATTTCcaacttttaaaacaaactgtaaCAGGACCACTGGCTAACACGGATGATGTCATTAAAATTATGATATGCAATAAAACAGAAACTGACAATGATGGTTATATTACCACGTGCAGTAGCAGGCGAAACTACTGTGATATTAGGGAAGTGAATGGAATTTCTAGGAGCGTTAATCATTTAAATTCACCGGTAAAGATTGATGGAGCGGAGGCTTTTATGGCAACTTATATAAAGACATCTGGCAGAAATCGAAGACAGGACTTTCTGTTTATCGGATGTCCCCATGTTGAAGGTCAAGAAGATCTAGGTGGTAGGTGCACACAACCTGGTATATCGTGGTACCTAAATAGCGGGGGTGAAAAAAGTCGTCCATGGTATGGATTTAAATCGTACGAAGAGACACCAGTTCTGACGGAGAAGTATATCGGAGCCTTTAGCGTTGACAACTACAGACTATTTTTCAGTGTTCAAATGGTCAAAGCAACAGAAAGGAGAATAAGCCGCATTGCCCAAGTGTGTCAGTATTACGTTCAACATTCTCGCACATACTCGACACCACAAACATATGCTGATATGCCGATACAATGCGGACAGTTCGAGGAGATTCGGGCAGTAAAGAAGGTCGTTGTAGGGACGGAAACGCTGTTTATAACTGTGTTCTCTGGACCTATGAAATCGGCTGTTTGTGTTTACTCAATGGAGactgtgaaaaaaat GTTTGTTGCGAATATAAAGGATTGCTACAGGGGAGGCCGGGCACCAGCAAACCAGGATTATATTAACTTCCAAACATCTAACGTTCCGTGTACACATGCAACG AATGATAATGCCACTTTCTACATGCCTGAGGATTACTATTTGTGCAACAAGGACAACctagcattatttcatcaggtgATTGGCAGCAAGGTGCTGTCCTCACTGCCTGTCGTTCAGTTTGACACTCAATTAACAGCTGTAACAGTCTCACAGATAAACACAAAAATAGTTGCTTTCCTTGGTACAACATCCGGAGAAATTATGAAG GCCGTTGTTTACCCAAAGAATTTTGCAGTTCCTGTCAAGCAACCTGAAACGAAAAACATGGGTTATATGATTCAGCAAGACATGTACACATCTGATGATGGAAAATACATCTTTTTTCTTAGCCAAAGACAG GTGTATAAGGAGCCTGTGGAGACCTGTTTAGCATTTACAACATGTGTAGGCTGTTTAGGAAGCAAGGATCCATACTGTGGTTGGTGTTTCTCGGAAAATAG ATGCAGCACGAGGAATACATGCAAGTCATCTAGTGAATGGATATCTGTCTCAAGCAATGAAAAATGTCCAGATGTTGTAAGCATCAACACTACAGTAACGTCAAACAAGGAGATACAATTG AAGCCTTTGATACCATTGATCTTGGGGCTCTGTTGCATCGCcttgaacatcattttggagCGCTACCAAACTGTCTGTATTGAAAATCACGTCTTGTACTGA